In Budorcas taxicolor isolate Tak-1 chromosome 16, Takin1.1, whole genome shotgun sequence, the following are encoded in one genomic region:
- the SLC19A2 gene encoding thiamine transporter 1: MVVPGPVSRRAAAATMLLRTSRVPRECWFLPTALLCAYGFFASLRPSEPFLTPYLLGPDKNLTEREVFNEIYPVWTYSYLVLLFPVFLATDYLRYKPVVLLQGLSLIVTWFMLLYAQGLLAIQFLEFFYGIATATEIAYYSYIYSVVDLNMYQKVTSYCRSATLVGFTVGSVLGQILVSVASWSLFSLNVISLTCVSVAFAVAWFLPMPQKSLFFHHVPPSCQGTNGIKVHNGGVATDTAASNHLPQCEDVESKIPLNPEEPPVEEQESKPERLLVLKVLWNDFLGCYSSRPLLCWSVWWALSTCGYFQVINYAQGLWEQVMPSRHAAVYNGGVEAVSTLLGAVAVFAVGYIKISWSTWGELTLSLFSLLIAAAVYIMDTVGNIWVCYASYVVFRIIYMLLITIATFQIAANLSMERYALVFGVNTFIALALQTLLTLIVVDASGLGLEITTQFFIYAGYFALIAVVFLANGTVSIMKKYRKQEDPESSSQVIPS; this comes from the exons ATGGTGGTGCCCGGCCCGGTGTcccggcgggcggcggcggccacCATGCTCCTGCGCACATCTCGGGTCCCACGCGAGTGCTGGTTCTTGCCCACCGCGCTGCTCTGTGCCTACGGCTTCTTCGCCAGCCTCAGGCCGTCCGAACCCTTCCTGACCCCTTACCTGCTGGGGCCGGACAAGAACCTGACGGAGAGGGAG GTCTTCAATGAAATATATCCAGTATGGACTTACTCTTACCTGGTGCTGCTGTTTCCTGTGTTCCTTGCCACAGACTACCTCCGCTATAAGCCTGTCGTTCTGCTCCAGGGACTCAGCCTTATTGTTACGTGGTTCATGCTGCTCTATGCCCAGGGACTGCTGGCCATTCAGTTCTTGGAATTCTTCTATGGCATCGCCACTGCCACTGAAATTGCCTACTACTCCTACATCTACAGTGTGGTAGACCTGAACATGTACCAGAAAGTCACAAGCTACTGtcgaagtgccaccttggtgggctTCACGGTGGGCTCTGTCCTGGGGCAGATCCTTGTCTCAGTGGCATCCTGGTCCCTGTTCAGCCTGAATGTCATCTCTCTCACCTGTGTTTCTGTGGCCTTCGCTGTGGCCTGGTTTCTGCCTATGCCACAGAAGAGCCTTTTCTTTCACCACGTTCCTCCCTCCTGCCAGGGGACAAATGGCATCAAGGTACACAATGGTGGCGTTGCTACTGACACCGCAGCTTCTAACCACCTTCCACAGTGTGAGGACGTTGAATCAAAAATCCCTCTAAATCCGGAGGAGCCACCAGTGGAGGAACAG GAATCCAAGCCAGAGCGTCTCCTTGTGCTGAAGGTCCTGTGGAACGATTTCCTGGGGTGCTACTCCTCTCGCCCTCTGCTCTGCTGGTCTGTGTGGTGGGCCCTCTCCACCTGCGGCTATTTTCAAGTCATTAACTACGCACAGGGCCTGTGGGAGCAGGTGATGCCTTCCCGCCATGCTGCTGTCTATAACGGCGGTGTGGAGGCCGTTTCAACCTTACTGG gtGCTGTTGCAGTGTTTGCAGTCGGTTACATAAAAATATCCTGGTCCACTTGGGGAGAACTGACgttgtctctcttttctctcctgatTGCTGCTGCAGTGTATATCATGGACACTGTGGGTAACATTTGGGTGTGCTACGCATCCTACGTTGTCTTCAGAATCATCTACATGTTACTCATCACAATAGCAAC ttttcagattGCTGCAAACCTCAGCATGGAGCGCTATGCCCTAGTGTTTGGTGTAAATACTTTCATTGCCCTAGCACTGCAGACTCTGCTCACTCTAATTGTGGTAGATGCCAGTGGCCTTGGCTTGGAAATTACCACTCAG ttcttcatctaCGCTGGTTACTTTGCACTCATCGCTGTGGTTTTCCTGGCTAATGGTACGGTCAGTATTATGAAGAAATATAGAAAGCAAGAAGATCCAGAATCAAGTTCTCAAGTGATCCCCTCATAA